A genomic stretch from Aedes albopictus strain Foshan chromosome 2, AalbF5, whole genome shotgun sequence includes:
- the LOC109430956 gene encoding transmembrane protein 70 homolog, mitochondrial, which translates to MLSMRVLVRCAQRQSLPSGKGLAQMISGSSSSLRTSIAPFRCLCSKVSDTASDGHGFKVYNGILTPQIRMVKVFSLATSLGGIVAQPILLEQASKIGGTPMIVAICGFAGFFTFVTPLLLHLITKRYVTELHYDDAKKEYTASTITFLLQKQMTKFKLEDVVVPEVPGMFTTFMVGDKSLFVDPSLFPDPTHYIKIMGYDKPIDFKFEEARQSAEEASKK; encoded by the exons ATGCTGTCCATGCGGGTTTTAGTGCGATGTGCTCAGCGTCAATCACTGCCTTCTGGAAAAGGTTTGGCGCAAATGATTTCCGGCAGCAGTAGTAGTCTTCGAACATCCATTGCTCCGTTCAGATGCTTGTGCTCCAAAGTGTCGGACACCGCTTCGGACGGTCACGGTTTCAAAGTGTATAACGGCATATTGACGCCTCAGATCCGGATGGTAAAAGTGTTTTCCCTGGCTACCAGTTTGGGAGGCATTGTCGCGCAGCCAATACTGCTGGAGCAGGCCAGCAAAATCGGTGGAACCCCTATGATTGTTGCCATATGTGGATTCGCCGGTTTCTTTACATTCGTTACGCCACTCCTGCTTCATCTGATTACCAAGCGGTACGTCACGGAACTTCACTATGACGACGCAAAGAAAGAGTACACCGCTTCTACAATAACGTTTTTGCTTCAGAAACAAATG ACGAAATTCAAACTGGAGGATGTGGTAGTACCCGAAGTGCCCGGTATGTTTACCACTTTCATGGTCGGAGACAAATCCTTGTTTGTCGATCCGTCGCTTTTCCCCGATCCAACGCATTACATCAAAATCATGGGCTACGACAAACCGATTGATTTCAAGTTTGAAGAAGCACGGCAAAGTGCCGAAGAGGCAAGTAAAAAGTAA